Proteins from a genomic interval of Phlebotomus papatasi isolate M1 chromosome 3, Ppap_2.1, whole genome shotgun sequence:
- the LOC129805938 gene encoding uncharacterized protein LOC129805938 — MRCIVKDCENTLKNCPQGVTFHRFPQDVRLARKWKILINIGLNYVCKEKDRVCSEHFLEENFEYRRFRDKFKKYLRTNSTPQPLFDMELDEYRMQLYEQDDPYLDMQYIEESYMTEPMPEPSRSIMHNVSMTSDEDDMGNGSVTSVQYESPHNQYGNRNIYAPGSSKYVMQNSAPKRPMVSFPVPAPPMKRSRMPENNFHNMEQAVSTQTREETTTLSVECEIELEKVKIESLSELLSELKEKLNISDEIADVLKDIIGPNEDLFDEVIKITDFKEIPLTFQPIMKDFALTLDFLAPRAYRYITSEYKSFLPQPNAFAAWYKNSEADPGFSQECLDTITELVKCENDQCRTVICQLAFIEKEIFPQIQKIGDKAFGYSSVSTIDKPSNDIADRVLMFMVVDINGAWKMPVGYFPVKTLNSNMRQNLIEKAIINVEETGARVLGITFNGEHINFSTMKSLGASFGMDEPVFTIKVAGNPPDRAYYVYPDPLDMIRRVRLSFILEGYFLDGDGNIVDYSYVKELKKVYESSHTNPELKQLQNYFQRKKINVTLVEQLLNKSIADALDYCRVNALILNIPQFAGCEATGKFIRMMSNVFEVLKSHQQSNPEVKSSVLIGNLKRIKQFCENAQKYLFDLCLLSNVQTTSNGNEIRYTFSEKETVISSAHRNGFLGLLVCLENLPKIFETAQGELKDQSLKTNFLNQDSMEQFYYSIKTNLRSNCSPSILQFRDAYKKLITGAQVIRDNTGTCIVGTESVKMLYVNPARCLQVINNINHGSVFQKIGFRFKDEIEYEEVISKNFRTDEEVLTEKDFIKISAKLLEIENLYAGRNNSPYMASCASGYIVSVLLKKAHCKDCTALLVEPSDESNSRQNYELDDKPSKFVLGISELTEDILNGEIQYLGINFIYENRHETEMISQVTKHFDFESDHFMLNKAHKYSMIELISGLYLKVRIYHELNKDAVQDSMKNVYRALVHFDDIN; from the exons GTTTCCCCAGGATGTTAGACTGGCTAGAAAATGGAAAATCCTCATTAATATTGGACTCAACTATGTCTGCAAGGAGAAGGACAGAGTCTGCAGTGAGCATTTCTTGGAGGAGAATTTTGAATACAGGAGATTCAGAGATAAATTTAAGAAGTACCTCAGAACCAACTCCACTCCTCag CCACTTTTTGACATGGAGTTGGACGAATACAGAATGCAACTCTATGAACAGGATGATCCATATTTGGATATGCAGTACATAGAGGAATCTTACATGACTGAGCCCATGCCTGAGCCATCACGCAGTATCATGCACAACGTTTCCATGACATCGGATGAGGATGATATGGGAAACGGTTCTGTAACTTCGGTACAGTATGAGAGTCCACACAATCAGTACGGAAATCGTAATATTTATGCTCCCGGAAGCAGTAAATACGTAATG CAAAACAGTGCACCAAAACGTCCAATGGTCAGTTTTCCCGTACCAGCACCTCCAATGAAGAGATCCCGAATGCCTGAGAATAATTTCCACAATATGGAACAGGCAGTTTCGACTCAAACCAGGGAGGAAACTACGACACTGAGCGTAGAATGTGAGATTGAGTTGGAGAAGGTGAAGATTGAAAGTCTCAGTGAGTTGTTGTCTGAGTTGAAGGAAAAGCTGAATATTTCTGATGAGATTGCTGATGTGTTGAAGGATATCATAGGTCCCAATGAGGATCTCTTTGATGAGGTTATTAAGATAACGGACTTTAAAGAAATTCCCCTGACATTTCAGCCAATTATGAAAGATTTTGCGTTGACGTTGGATTTCTTGGCGCCACGCGCCTATCGGTACATCACAAGTGAGTACAAGAGTTTTTTGCCTCAGCCAAATGCCTTTGCAGCTTGGTACAAAAACAGTGAAGCTGATCCGGGTTTCTCTCAAGAATGTCTGGATACAATAACGGAGTTGGTTAAATGTGAGAACGATCAATGTCGAACGGTTATTTGTCAGTTGGCATTCATTGAGAAGgaaatttttccacaaattcaGAAAATTGGCGATAAAGCCTTTGGGTATAGTTCTGTAAGTACAATTGATAAGCCTTCCAATGACATAGCTGATCGGGTTCTCATGTTTATGGTTGTTGACATAAATGGAGCTTGGAAGATGCCTGTAGGGTACTTTCCTGTCAAAACGCTCAATAGCAACATGAGACAGAATCTCATTGAGAAGGCTATCATAAATGTGGAAGAGACTGGAGCTAGAGTTTTGGGAATAACTTTCAATGGGGAACACATTAATTTCTCAACTATGAAGTCCTTGGGAGCTTCGTTTGGGATGGACGAACCGGTGTTTACGATTAAGGTTGCGGGTAATCCTCCAGATCGAGCGTACTATGTCTATCCCGATCCTCTTGATATGATCAGGCGTGTTAGGTTGTCCTTTATCTTGGAGGGATACTTTCTCGATGGAGATGGTAATATTGTAGACTACAGCTATGTCAAAGAATTGAAGAAAGTCTATGAGAGCTCTCATACAAATCCTGAGTTAAAACAACTTCAGAACTACTTTCAGAGGAAGAAAATTAATGTTACCTTGGTTGAGCAGTTACTCAACAAATCTATTGCTGATGCCCTTGACTACTGTCGTGTTAACGCACTTATTCTGAACATACCACAGTTCGCCGGTTGCGAAGCTACTGGAAAGTTCATTCGTATGATGAGCAATGTTTTTGAGGTCTTGAAGAGTCATCAGCAATCGAATCCAGAGGTAAAGAGTTCGGTTTTAATTGGAAATTTGAAGAGAATCAAGCAATTTTGTGAGAACGCTCAGAAATATCTGTTCGATCTTTGTTTGCTATCGAACGTTCAAACTACCTCAAATGGCAATGAGATACGCTACACATTTTCCGAGAAGGAAACTGTAATTTCTTCAGCGCATAGGAATGGTTTTCTCGGTCTTCTGGTTTGTCTAGAGAATCTGCCGAAGATATTTGAAACTGCTCAGGGAGAATTGAAAGATCAGAGTCTGAAGACGAACTTCCTCAATCAAGACTCAATGGAACAGTTCTACTATTCCATCAAAACAAATCTTCGTTCAAACTGCAGTCCGTCTATACTTCAATTTCGCGATGCGTACAAGAAATTGATCACTGGGGCCCAAGTCATTAGGGACAATACCGGTACCTGTATTGTAGGAACTGAGAGTGTTAAGATGTTATACGTCAACCCTGCACGATGCCTCCAAGTAATCAACAACATCAATCATGGAagcgtttttcaaaaaattggctTCCGCTTCAAAGATGAAATCGAATATGAGGAAGTAATATCCAAAAACTTCCGAACAGATGAAGAAGTTCTCACTGAGAAGGACTTCATTAAGATTTCCGCCAAACTCTTGGAAATTGAGAATTTATACGCAGGTAGGAACAATTCTCCATACATGGCATCCTGTGCATCTGGCTACATAGTATCGGTTTTGCTAAAGAAGGCCCACTGCAAGGACTGTACCGCACTTCTCGTGGAGCCTTCCGATGAGAGCAATTCACGACAAAATTACGAGCTTGATGATAAACCTTCAAAATTTGTTCTGGGTATTTCCGAACTTACAGAAGATATCCTCAATGGTGAGATTCAGTACCTTGGCATCAATTTCATCTACGAAAATAGACACGAAACCGAAATGATTTCGCAAGTTACGAAGCATTTTGATTTCGAATCTGATCACTTTATGCTCAACAAGGCCCACAAATACAGTATGATTGAACTCATAAGTGGGCTGTACCTTAAAGTAAGGATCTATCATGAATTGAATAAGGATGCTGTGCAGGATTCTATGAAAAATGTTTATAGAGCACTTGTACATTTTGATGATATAAATTAA